The genomic stretch ATGACTCCCCGATCCCAAACCATGCAGTGGTTCCCCGGGGGGAAAGCGCATAGAGCAGGCCGCCTTCTGCTTTTATTTTTTTGGCATCGTCAAATTCCATCCAGATGCCTTCCACGGCGGTAGGCCTCATCCTGCCATCCTGTAAATTAATAAAGGGTGTATTCAGTAATTGCCGGCCAAAAGTGACGGAAGCATTTTTATACTGGTACTTTAAATAGAATTCCTCCAGCCTGTCTATATTCTTCTTATTGCCCGGGTCACGCACATCAAACAATACTGCTTCATAACGGTTGAACTGGCCGGTTACCGTATCTGCCTTTGAAAGATCGGATGAGCCGATATTAAACGTATAAAAGCCGCTGACCGCAAACCGGAACCCGTGAAAGCGGGCTGTTTCGTACCGGATACCACCCCCTGCTGCATTGGCAAAATAATCGGTAAGGCCGGCCTTATTATCGGTGGCCATAAAAAAATACCTGAAGTGACCGTTGAAATGGCCTCTTTTAAAGGCAGACAATATGGACGTAGTGTCCACTGCCTGGACCTGTTTGCCTTTATACATATCTGGTTTTTCCGAAACCTCCTGGTGCTGTGCCGATACACTGCTCCCTGCAAGCAACATCCATGATGCTACCAGTATCTTTTTCATCTTACGTTAAATTTTACGGAAACTAAAACCCTGATTTAATATAACTCCATCCCTGCTCCTGCTTTGTTACGATCTCAACAATACCTGCTTTAACAAAGCCGGCTTCGGGTATGATCTTTTCTTTCGGTATGTTCCTTTCACTCATGGAAAATTCACAGGCCACGAATTCAACACCCTTCATTTTCATTTGCTGTATTTTTTCCTGCGCTACTGTTTTGCCAATGACCAGCATGCTTAACCCCGGGCCATGACATACCACTTCTATTTTAGTTCCCGGGGCAACCGTAGTAATGTTATTCAACTGTTTCATCAGTGCC from Chitinophagaceae bacterium encodes the following:
- a CDS encoding DsrE family protein; translated protein: MKRIFSALVVLMMANAIQTVTAQVPSSGSMTAGNQQHKIVFQLSIDDTLAHKALMKQLNNITTVAPGTKIEVVCHGPGLSMLVIGKTVAQEKIQQMKMKGVEFVACEFSMSERNIPKEKIIPEAGFVKAGIVEIVTKQEQGWSYIKSGF